From Candidatus Sulfotelmatobacter sp., the proteins below share one genomic window:
- the ettA gene encoding energy-dependent translational throttle protein EttA, translated as MPDFIYTMKDLRKVVPPKREILKGIWLSFYYGAKIGVLGLNGAGKSSLLRIMAGQDPDFIGEAFLGKSYTVGFLEQEPKLDPAKTVLGNVQDGVGDKMKVVNRWNEVSTKFAEPMSDDEMTKLVEEQGKLQDQMDSQNLWDLDRQLEIAMDALRCPPGDAEVTRLSGGEKRRVALCRLLLQKPDLLLLDEPTNHLDAESVEWLERYLKEYAGTVVAVTHDRYFLDNVAGWILELDRGAGIPWEGNYSSWLDQKRTRLAQEEKSETARQKTLERELEWVRMAPRARQAKGKARLAAYEKLLAEEGREKLENIEIYIPPGPRLGNVVIEAADLRKGYGDNILIEDLTFKLPPAGIVGVIGPNGAGKTTLFRMITGQEKPDSGTLRVGDTVKLAYVDQSRDALPGEQNVWEAISDGKDLIELGKRSINSRSYVAGFNFKGADQQKRVKDLSGGERNRVHLARMLKSGANVLLLDEPTNDLDVDTLRALEEALLEFAGCAVVISHDRWFLDRIATHMLAFEGDSQVRFFEGNFQAYEADRHERLGTEADTPHRIRYKKLVHS; from the coding sequence ATGCCCGATTTCATCTACACAATGAAAGACTTGCGCAAGGTCGTGCCGCCCAAGCGCGAGATCCTCAAAGGCATCTGGCTGTCGTTCTACTACGGCGCCAAGATCGGCGTGCTCGGCCTGAACGGCGCGGGCAAGAGTTCGCTGCTCCGGATCATGGCGGGCCAGGATCCCGACTTCATCGGCGAAGCCTTCCTCGGCAAGAGCTACACGGTCGGGTTTCTCGAACAGGAGCCGAAGCTGGATCCCGCCAAGACCGTGCTCGGCAACGTGCAGGACGGCGTCGGCGACAAGATGAAGGTCGTCAATCGCTGGAACGAGGTGAGCACCAAGTTCGCCGAGCCCATGAGCGACGACGAGATGACGAAGCTGGTCGAGGAGCAGGGCAAACTCCAGGACCAGATGGACTCGCAGAACCTGTGGGACCTCGATCGCCAGCTCGAGATCGCGATGGACGCGCTCCGTTGCCCGCCGGGCGACGCCGAGGTGACGCGGCTCTCAGGCGGCGAGAAGCGCCGCGTCGCGCTGTGCCGGCTGCTGCTTCAGAAGCCGGACCTGCTGCTGCTCGACGAACCTACCAACCATCTCGACGCCGAATCGGTGGAATGGCTCGAACGGTACTTGAAGGAATACGCCGGCACCGTGGTGGCGGTGACGCACGATCGCTACTTCCTGGACAACGTCGCGGGCTGGATCCTCGAGCTGGATCGCGGCGCCGGCATTCCCTGGGAAGGCAACTACTCGAGCTGGCTCGATCAGAAGAGAACGCGCCTCGCGCAGGAAGAGAAGAGCGAGACCGCGCGGCAGAAGACGCTGGAGCGCGAACTGGAGTGGGTGCGCATGGCGCCGCGCGCGCGGCAGGCCAAGGGCAAGGCGCGTCTCGCCGCCTACGAGAAGTTGCTCGCCGAAGAGGGGCGCGAGAAGCTCGAGAACATCGAGATCTACATTCCGCCGGGGCCCCGCCTCGGCAACGTCGTGATCGAAGCCGCGGATCTGCGCAAGGGCTACGGCGACAATATCTTGATCGAGGATCTTACCTTCAAGCTCCCTCCCGCCGGCATTGTCGGCGTGATCGGCCCGAACGGCGCCGGAAAGACCACTCTCTTTCGCATGATCACGGGCCAGGAAAAGCCCGACTCGGGAACGCTCAGGGTCGGCGACACCGTGAAGCTCGCCTACGTGGATCAGAGCCGCGACGCGCTGCCGGGCGAGCAGAACGTGTGGGAAGCAATTAGCGATGGGAAGGATCTGATCGAACTGGGCAAGCGTTCGATCAACTCGCGGAGCTACGTCGCGGGCTTCAATTTCAAGGGTGCCGACCAGCAGAAGCGCGTGAAGGACCTGTCGGGCGGCGAGCGCAATCGCGTACACCTGGCGCGCATGCTGAAGAGCGGCGCCAACGTGCTGCTGCTCGACGAGCCCACCAACGATCTCGACGTGGACACGCTGCGCGCTCTGGAAGAGGCGCTGCTCGAATTCGCGGGCTGCGCGGTGGTGATCTCGCACGATCGGTGGTTCCTGGATCGCATCGCCACTCACATGCTGGCGTTCGAGGGCGATTCGCAGGTGCGCTTCTTCGAAGGCAACTTCCAGGCCTACGAAGCCGATCGCCACGAGCGGCTGGGTACCGAGGCCGATACGCCGCATCGAATTCGGTACAAGAAGCTGGTGCACAGCTAG